The proteins below come from a single Ptychodera flava strain L36383 chromosome 6, AS_Pfla_20210202, whole genome shotgun sequence genomic window:
- the LOC139135171 gene encoding uncharacterized protein isoform X3, producing MDQDNTVDLPREELTVPEQDSLRVALDGPLRKLGFSPDDLEVNLVSDRKITWDTETHVLKGYHIYLSKKIPIQMPEVSSSSSPSGTEGLSPLPENDNDDVEVITPTSKSANEEPEYANLDVNFGWHQYLPDNKYEIIKVMRDYLKADGYFIIRRTKEGHLAVSVTYMGKIKHFKIYKRKGLWYFYRDGERKDSIEGLIKYYMDMPLVYTQKQLRESNNSEAPPLPPRVSLKLKYPVCVDRKLEESHRTLKY from the exons ATGGACCAAGACAACACGGTAGACCTGCCCAGGGAAGAACTCACCGTGCCCGAACAGGACAGTCTCAGGGTAGCACTTGACGGGCCTCTGAGAAAACTTGGTTTCTCGCCGGACGATCTTGAAGTCAATCTTGTCAGCGACAGAAAAATTACCTGGGACACCGAAACCCACGTCCTAAAA GGCTACCACATCTACCTTtccaaaaaaataccaattcAGATGCCGGAAGTTAGCTCCTCATCATCGCCGTCGGGAACGGAAGGCTTGAGTCCTCTTCCAGAAAACGATaatgatgatgtggaagtgatTACACCGACCAGCAAAAGTGCAAATGAGGAACCAGAATACGCTAACCTTGATGTCAACTTTGGATGGCATCAGTATTTGCCTGATAATAAATATGAG ATCATCAAGGTGATGAGAGATTACCTGAAGGCAGATGGTTACTTCATCATCAGAAGGACGAAAGAGGGCCATCTTGCTGTCAGTGTCAC ATACATGGGAAAAATTAAACACTTCAAGATCTATAAGCGCAAGGGACTTTGGTACTTCTACAGAGATGGGGAGAGGAAGGACTCCATCGAGGGACTGATAAAATATTACATGGACATGCCCTTGGTATACACACAGAAACAACTTAGGGAGTCCAATAACTCGGAGGCGCCCCCACTGCCACCAAGAGTCTCGTTGAAACTGAAATATCCCGTGTGTGTTGACAGGAAACTTGAGGAGTCCCATCgaactttaaaatattaa